ACAAAACTCGCCTTTTGAGGAAGAAATGCATTTACTGCCCGTCTGTTCGCTCTcctttttatcctttttggagtttaaaacttgttttcctACTTTAAAATAAAGGTTCTGGAAGACCTCATGTCTCTGTGTGAATATGTAGTGTGACTCTGGGAGATGGCAGATAGGAAATGAGACAGAAACACGCCTCCATCTTGACATCCGATCTCTGTTTTTATCCCCTAGACTTTCCTTCTCGGACcaacatttgtatttatttttaatttttttatgaacaTCCTGTTTCAACGATGCCTCGCATTGAGAATGACATCAAGCTGGACTTCAAGGACGTGCTCCTCCGGCCAAAACGGAGCACGCTCAAGTCCAGGAGTGAGGTGGGTCAGGCTCAGTGGACAGCTGTGGGTTCCTTCCTCATACACTGCCATCTTTTCAAAGTCGTTGCACATTAAAAATAGTACTGCATGCATTCGTCTTGTAGTTCCCCTGATAgtcctaaataaaacccatcaAACTTTGACCAAGCTTTCCTGTCCATGGAACATAAAAActaccccacagcatgatgatgccaccaccatgtttttacGATGGAGAGGGTGGATTCAgagtgatgtgtgtgtgtgtgtgtgtgtgtgtatatatatatatatatatatatatatatatatatatatatacacacacacgtgGGCATGATACGTGCAGAGTGACAtgcactgttttgttttttccgcCACATATTGAGTTTTGTCTGTACATGGTAGTTACTAGTAGCCTCGTGTCGCAGACAGGACATTTATTCCTTGGCCTCTCGGCTGCATCTCTGCTCAATGCTTTCCTTTTTCCAGTTAGTTTTAGCGTTAGGGTGTTCAGAGCTTGGAATATTGTTGTACATCCTAAACTTGCTTTACACTTCCCTGCAACGTTAACAcggacctgtctgctgtgcgcCTTGGGCTTCATGATATGCTGGatttatactgtaattaaattacaCCCATGTGGACTCTCTTTACTAAGGATGGGACTTCTGCATGCAGTTAGTTGCGCTGGACTTTTATTTGGGGGTATCAAAGGAAACTGGGttgaatacaaacacacacgccacacttttctgatttttatttgcaaaacatgtcaaaccattctttatttttttttccccgctttAGAATTAtggactactttgtgtttggtcTGTACTAAGGCTGGGTCTTTATCGTATCCTTATCGAGAAAAGTTTCTTATCATGATaagaatttggatttatcttGACAGCAGTAAATTCCAACTCGTggtatctttaaaaaaaactcactatTGTCAGGGTTGTTATTGTTGCTATTTTCTCCGCTGCTGgtttattgagataaatattcacagatatatttaaatgcagttactgtgtGCAGTCTGGTATTTagaaaatcacatttctttataaatccacatttcaaattcagttttaatataggttacatttttaaatgttttttttttttttttttttaggacggTATTTGTGCTTATTGGGCTATAActgacatgcagtcacagccacaaaGTTACCCGAAAAAGGCTGCAGGAAGCCGTAAACAGGCTGTTATCATCACTTCTGTCGTTTCTACAACTTTACCACATTATATTGGGATATTATAACGTGAAGAAATGGGGAGAAGTTCAAGGAGGAATAAACTCTGGGTTGATATGGTGTAATTCCTGAGGgcctctggtaaaaaaaaaaaaaaaggcccgtCTGAGAAGTAAATATGCGCTCTGATTCTGTGTAGGGAGTGAGAGGTGATTATGTGGTTATAGGCTGGGTCAGAGTTCACAGAAGCTCCTTTGATGTCTTGCCCTAAAGATGGCGGCGCCAGTCCAGTTGATCCAGAACAACCAGaccaaaacagcttttttttattaaacggGTTATACCGAAGTTTCACCCGAAGCttaatttctttgtttaaaaacgGAGCATCCAGTTAAACTTATTTCTATCAATAGTGGAGTAAGGCCACTACGACTCTTTCCCATCCTGACATCTTGTTGCCTCCTCCGCTCCAGGTGGACCTCATGAGGAGCTTCAGTTTCAGGAACTCCAAGGGCAGCTATAGAGGGATTCCCATCATCGCCGCCAACATGGACACCGTGGGCACCTTCGAGATGGCCCTGGCTCTGCACCAGGTTGATGAAAATGTTCAGCACACATAGAGTctcaattcaatccaattttatttatatagcgccaattcatgaaacatgtcatctcaaggcactttacaaagtcaaaatcaatcagattatacagattggtcaaaaatttcctatctaaggaaaccagttgattgcttcaaagtcccgacaagcagcattcactcccggagaagcgtagagctacagggagaatcgtctgcattgtccatggctttgcagcaatccctcatactaagcaagcatgaagcgacagtggaaagaaaaaaacacccattaacgggaaggaaaaagactctaggaaccaccagcagacctgcagtctgagagcgaagtgctctgttaggaacatacggggtaatcagagctctgatatatgatggagcttgattattaagggctttatacgttataAGGAGaattttgatttaacaggaagccaatgaagggaagctaaaattggagaaatatgatctcctCGCTGTTGTTTATCGGTACCATGACAGTCGGTTGGGGGAAATGTACTGAAGCAACGCAGAGATACTCGGTTTTATGATCAGTTGCTGGTAAATGAGGGGACTCCTTGTGAGGTCCAACGCATGTCTGCCTCAGTGATACAGAATGTTCTCTTGTCCTTCCCATATTGAGGCTAACAGAAACAAGCCGAGATGACTGGGGCACGTGGGATTTCTGTAGAAACAGATATTTCtaaacattgtatttttttctgtaagatGTTGGGTGTTTCCTGATTGGTTTTCTGTTCATCTTCATctgtattttaatgtattttttttactttatcttgTTCAGTTCACTCTCTTCACTGCAATCCACAAACATTACTCCCTCGACGACTGGTCAGAGTTTGCTTCGAAGCACCCTGAGTGCCTGGAGGTATTCCCGATTCCTCGCTCAATAGCCATCCCACGTATTTTCCGACGCCTCACCTGGGACGCGCCCTCCCTCTGTTTTGTCCCCAGAGCGTTGCCGTCAGCACGGGGACCGGAGACGGCGACTTCGACCGGATCTCGGCCATCGTGGGGGCGGTGCCGCAGCTCAAGTACATCTGTGTGGACGTGGCGAACGGCTACTCTGAGCACTTCGTTCACTTCGTCAAAGACGTCCGGCAGAAATTTCCCTCGCACACCATAATGGTCGGTGGTCCGCCTTTACGCCAAAGCGCGGCGGACTCTAAAACGGCTTGCATTTGGGAGACAATAAGGCCAAAAGCTTTGATTTTTGTCCTCAGGCAGGAAACGTGGTAACCGGAGAGATGGTGGAGGAGCTGATTCTGGCTGGAGCTGACATCATCAAAGTGGGCATCGGACCAGGTTGATCATCATCCTGAATTTTCACGGTTGCCTCTGCTTTGACGTCAACATAACATctcagtcaaataaaaaaaaaaaaacttcacgtTGCATTTAGCAGCAACTGGATTTATTCAAAGCTGCGGACGTTTCAGACTCTCTGTGCCTTCGTCTTCAGGCTCCGTGTGCACCACCCGTAAGAAGACCGGGGTGGGCTACCCGCAGCTCAGCGCTGTGATTGAGTGCGCAGACGCAGCCCACGGCCTGGGCGGCCACATCATATCCGTGAGTCTACTGTAACATTTCAATTCCTCAAGACACTCAATTGACTCCAttagttttcttctttatattttagtttttacctAAAAAAACCGATGCCAttataaattgtttaaaatctGGCATATTCGGTACAATCTCACTGAAAACGAATATGTCGTAATAACCAGGTTGCATAATAAACTAAACGTTTTGAGCAGCCTTTTGAATCTGTTTCAGCGTTCATGCTGCTTGACGA
The DNA window shown above is from Fundulus heteroclitus isolate FHET01 chromosome 14, MU-UCD_Fhet_4.1, whole genome shotgun sequence and carries:
- the gmpr2 gene encoding GMP reductase 2; translated protein: MPRIENDIKLDFKDVLLRPKRSTLKSRSEVDLMRSFSFRNSKGSYRGIPIIAANMDTVGTFEMALALHQFTLFTAIHKHYSLDDWSEFASKHPECLESVAVSTGTGDGDFDRISAIVGAVPQLKYICVDVANGYSEHFVHFVKDVRQKFPSHTIMAGNVVTGEMVEELILAGADIIKVGIGPGSVCTTRKKTGVGYPQLSAVIECADAAHGLGGHIISDGGCTCPGDVSKAFGAGADFVMLGGMLAGHSESGGEIIEKNGKKYKLFYGMSSDTAMKKHAGGVADYRASEGKTVEVPYKGPVDETIRDVLGGVRSTCTYVGAGKLKELSRRTTFIRVTQQLNTVFGNS